The Diorhabda carinulata isolate Delta chromosome 4, icDioCari1.1, whole genome shotgun sequence genomic interval TTTATACCTATTTTGACTTTTTGGAATATGTACATATGTAGGTTTGGCAATATACAATTGTTAGATTTCAACCATCAATGGTGTGAATCCAAATTATATTGTTCACTATCAGCATCAATGTTATTAAAATACTTACACGCACGAATTTTTGTTGCTAGGATACCAACATActtctttattcaaataatgcaAGAAGAAACGTTTTCTTTGAGTTTGTTTTCCACAACTACTTGCGTGCAGATTgccttttgttattatttatttgtatatctttgaataaacatttattttatacttttttcagtttttttgtctATCTCCATACTTCccaaccaaaaaaatatatatcattgcgaattaaatttaaaatatattttgattaaataacaCAATTCACTACTTTGTAAAAAGCTATTTACCAAGcaaaagaaatatacatatataaataaagtggtATCAATAATCTGATTACTGTACTCTACGAATGTCAAACTACTAAGAACCCAATATCCGTGCACAAGCCGCCTCAAAGACTAAATATTATCGTATACAAAAGCTGCATGCTACAATTCATTatagaaatagatatttttggtCGTAagagtcacatcaatataaaaaaaaagtaatttgcaACGTTAATGGAACTTTACGTGTCTAAGGGACACTTGTAATCACTTAACTATGACGTTGGTTCCCATTAGGAGCGGTCAgattacaataaatcttaacgaatacaataataactagAAATTAGATAGGtgaatttatgattcttcataGTCACAGTAATATAAGACAATACGTTAATGGAAGATAAAATAAGGACCACTTTGTAACACTTAATTATATGATTATCAGATCCtaatggttcccatcaggagtGGTGAGATAATTAACGTGAAAGTTGATATACAACAAGAAATTTTATCAATGAATagaaagaatattgaaaaatagaagatGCGctcacaaaaattacaaaagttatAGACAATGACTAAAAAAAAGGGTTTGGTTTTTTCCttatatcttaaaaatattttgagaaattatgaATCTAAAAAAAGACTCAAAAAGCGGAGGAAATTTCCGATTTCAAttgtggtcgcacttcgctaaaGGATGAATCTCGTGAAGGTCATTCAAAATCGACTGTTCTGCCGGAAAAATTCGGTTCagtgatattgcaagatcgtcatatgacatatcgtgagattgaggcatacttggcaATAGCTCCActggtataaaatatttgacaatcgctcaaaaaaagcttgtGTTGATTAGTgcaaaaaaatactgaaaaaattcaattgcaaTGCTTCAAAAGACGGTAGCAGGCGAAGAATCCTGGatttatgcatatgaacccgatcataaacaacaatcgactgtatttGTCTTTCAAGAATAACCAAATCCAATGAAAGTTGTTCccacacgaagcacttcgaagaaAATGGTCGTTACCGTTCCATTATAGctacgtagaacggtcaatgtTAAAcgatacaccagcatttgtttaccagtaACCTTCGCAAAAATCGGGGAAACCAAtcgtagaagacgaatcattctccaccccGACAATGCGAGATcacacacatcagttcaaacaaaaaagtttttggatggtcaaaacatcgaattgatgggtcatccgctttacagtctttgtttggcacATAAGgtcaaaagtgtattgatcttaatgaagaatatcttggaaaacaataaatctatctcaaaacttaggtAGCAACCCTTGTAGTTATTTGAAAGCTTGGACGAAGATTAGCTATCGAGTACGCGTACAGGTGTTAGTTTTCAGTTGATATTACGAGGAATTGAAGAAATGTGAAACTAAAATTCCTCTTTCATCAGGATTTCCAAGTACTTTAGAGCTTAGCGAACTTCAATTAGGCCTACGTTTTCTAATACCTCCTACATAGAAATCATCAAATAGTCAGTAAATTTAAACATAAGTAAATATGTGCAGATACTTTTTATTAAGTATTAGAAGAATGCATAGAAAATTGAGAGACTTGTGATAGAAATATACGGGATAATATAGCCAGATTGGGATATTGCCTTTAGTCTGTTAAACAAATGTGTCCTAGTCTGGTTACTTAggttaaaagaaaataattaagagGGGTAAACAGTTTTATAAGACTGGAAAATTTTCTATAGGTTAACACAATCCATGTTTCTTGTGATTTAACCtgttatataaacaataaattccaaaattataaTATCTTTAATTTGCAAATCGaaagaacaattaaataaaaaattatgttacacattttttctattatgtataaaacatttttgaaattgaatcttACAAATTTAATTAGggaaaactttcaaaattctCCATTGTCGTATTTTGATTGacaatatcttcaataatttgTCCGAGAACTTTAGATAACAAAGCATCGTTATCGTTTATGAAGGCAGCAACATTGTCTGTGAGCATCGTGTTGATTAGAGCAGTGAATTCAACATTATTGAGCAGACCATTAAAGTTGaactgaaaaatatcatttgtattaatattaattattctatatttggTTCCTTATTAGACCAGTCAATAAATGACTACGATGGGAAAATAGAGGATAAAGCTATAAAAGTCACCAAAATCCCCCCGGAATTGTTTTATCTCCGTGAGGAAAGATTTTGTACACTTCCGAAGAGATACTCCAACAAATATGGATAATGGATGTACTGAGAGctcaaattaaaaatacctttttAGTTTGCTGGGACCCTCGAAAACACATAATTTGTGATTGAACttctttaacattattttatgaTCAATCAATCAAAAGCCCGTGTACTTtgttatttagattttttaaaatgcaCTCAAATGAATTGGTGTCAGTCTACCTTCTTTCTATGAAACCATTTAAATGATACAACTTTTGCCTAACCATCAAATAATTCATCGACAACCATAAttgtcaatatatttaatacatattGCAATCTATTATTTAGGCTTATATACGTGACGGAGGAAAAGAGAGAAACtataaagaataattaaatggaggaatgaaaagaaaagaaaaaaatgttagtaAACTGGTGTCTTCACTAACGTCGATGATGTCAATGACGATACAGTGAAAATGATTAACATACACAAACAAGTACGTACGCGTAGGTTCGAGCGAGCCTCCAGGAATTctgaaaattttgaacttaCCGTGGCTGAATCCAAATGTATAAGAACTCCAACATCTTGAACTTTGATATGCTTAAGATCGTGTATATCAATTAATCCTGTTATAGTTAGTTCGATTTCGCTCAAGTCTATGCTAAAATAGAAACAGTGGTCGGTAGTCACAAGCTAgtaatcataaaaaatgttgtgtagtACTGACTGAAGAAGCAGCCTTTAGCTGGGAATGCAcgaaaagaatagaaaattcAGTTTCAGTATGTTCAAAGATTACCTTCAATTGACCACATGCGAGATTTTATGGGACAAGCAATCTCATACAGACTGAATCCTTCTTCATTCTTCACAATCGCAACCCAAAAATAATGCAACCAGAGGTACTTTCTAATTCAGTCCCTTACTTTTAATAATGGTATCTCGTTTTGACAAACAATAATGAGTCCAAGAATTTATTGAGTATATACGAACCGTATAAACATCAATTCAATAATAGTGTGActgatataaaaatagaaaatatatggGACGCTCATTcaacaaattataatacaatGGAAATGTTTAGAATATAAAACCGTCGACATAAAAGCTTGTTTTTAATATCTTCTAACGTATCCACTTGAAGCAATCTTATTGTTTTGATATGTGGAACGTATttgttaatcaattttattctagataaaatatttatgataaagaCACTgatgattttttgttttcacaattCCACATGATGAAGTTATTGAAAACGTTAAGAATTTTCAGAGTTAAACGTTGTTATTTGGCCAATCAGCAAATCTGTTATATTTTTACTTGAGGGAGCAAAAAATTCAGTGtaagaaaacaataaacaaagaaTTCTGTCTCTTTTACAGGCGTTGCATTGTTAAAAATCCTAAGTAGTATTACAATCATAcaataatgttataataaaatgttagtATTGGAATTCTATGTAGATTTGAGcttttcaaatattactttacaaatttgaaatcaaatttataaaaaatataattcatcaTATAAATCTCTACAAAATATTAGTCCAACGTATTAATCTGGAACGCAAAGCTTTTCGGAAGTGTAATCGACAAGATCGCATACCACGAATCACGATTCGTTAAATTGTCGTTACTATCTCGTCCACTCACATAGACCATGAAGCCAGTTCTGTTCGATTAGGTTAATAGAATCTAAAGTGTGTTGAATGCGCCGGCTATAAAGCGGCATTTCTTTGTATAGATTTTATTGGTTATTTACATTGTGCTGTGATCGTTTTTATGAAGTCAATTTCTAAGACCTTTTTATTTGTAAGAGTAAATATTTCCTAGAGATGCAGTTGCTACACTTTTAGCAACAACAAAAATGGGCTCAGGGCGCTCTCAGTCTGACGAAGAGAATATTAACCATTGTGCAGACCATTTTTCCAAGTACAACTCGGCCGAGAATATATTATGTACCACTATGAGACCCCTCTATCTTCAACTATTTACAAGTAccggctgatttgtttattattctctAAATGTGAATTAattcttcggtgtttatgattatAGCTTAGTCTCAGTTAGCCCTGTAAGACCCAAGaacgtgctgtgatttatacattttggaccaagacatctttATATGGAGCTCGTATTCGAATTGGATTCGTTCCCGCAAATTCAaacttgtaagttttaaaatgggtaaaaccaaGGAGCTATCTGTTGAAACTTGTGCATTAACtgcaagtcttcatagtctagTCAAAAGTAACCATACTTCACAACCGTTTAATATAAACGACTCACGGGCTCACAAGCCTAAATATAGCAGCTCAGAGCAATGAATTTAGGGATCTActtttgagtacttctacagtgaaaaaaaGATTGAGAAAAGCTGGCCTTTTTGGAATGGTGGTAGTAGAGAAACCACTTTCAAGACGTCAAAAATCAAGAGATTGTAGTAGACTGAACAGCATAAAAGTTGAACACATGAAGAGTGGGAGTTCAGTCAAAGCTTGATGTTTTTGGGTCTAAGAAAAGACTGAGAAGTCTAAGAGGGAGGAAGGACAAATGGAGAGCTGATAAAAATTGAACGGATCTAATCATCTCTAAATTATTGGAGCgcgattgaaaaaaatatcgatcAATTGGACATACCATTTTGCAAAGGAAACATtatatttgagttatttaaaatttttgactcgtattgtataataattcaatatagaTATACCAGTTCAACTAATACCTGTTTTTTCCGGCACCGTACAAAGGAATCAATTCAGCTAACACGACATCAACATTAGCAGCAAATTGAAGATTTATGTCTGGAATGTGAATagttatattcattattttacttaTAAGGTTGACGTCTATGTATGTGGCAACCAAACTCTTCAAGCCcgatattttgatattagtCACATCTATGGTACCCCTGCAAAACGATAACAAATTATAgtatttattccaaataaaaaaattcacaggtataattgaaataaatattagcAAAAAAATCCTAATAAATATGACATTAAATAATACGAGAGTTGCCTGAAAAGCTCCGGACTCAAcctaaaaatatggaaatttgtCAATATATGTTGAGAAATATAATTACGCATGCGTTGAGAGATTTTACTACAATTCAAGCCATTTCGCCTGATTTAAAATCGTTGGAAATGGTTGTGAAGTTTCTcttaaaatagaaagaaatgaaTCCTTGAATATATGCTTGCGCCTACGAAAATGAAAGACATTGTATAGAGGCTCTGCACCATTAATTACGACCGTAAATTTTTGGTCAGCTGAATTCAAACGGAACAAAATCAGCTTGATTGAATATGCATGACCAGAAACTACGACAACcagcgatatcatcgaaaaagttcacaaCATGGTACTGGACTACCATCGGATAAAGGTTGGAAAGGTATAAGGTATATCAAAAGAATGCATTTGCCATATGTATGCGTAAGCTATGCGCGTGGGATGCCGCTTTGGACTAAAAGCACGTTTATAACTATGAATGAAACTACTGAAAAGATAAAATAGTCAAGACCGGTTTTTGGGGGGATAGTCATAGACCTTTGATAAGGTAGAGGGTGGAATtgcaaaaaagaaagaaaattcacTAACTACACTTCCAATTGGTTGACCGCCTATCGTATTCATCAGATCTGGCCTTCagtgactttttcctgtttcttaATCTCAAAGTTTAACTTGCAGGGAAGAAATTTTCATCAGATGACGATGTTATCGCATTAgtggatttttttttttaaacatcaaCTATTATTTGGTTAAAAAGGTAAGAGTGCATAGACTTGAAAATAAACTAtactgaaaaatcaaaattattatggaaaaaaatatcttgtttctttgttgGGTCTCAAACTTTTAGACAACTTGTTGCCAACTATCCATTTCAAATACAGCTGCTGAAACATTAACATGTGTCCTTTGCTCCACTGGGAGCTAtatgacgatgatgatgaaaaataagTGAACAAACAAACAGAAGAATGATCACAAAGGGAAACCTATTTGTACCAAGTCACAGCTCTATTCCTTTCATACTGCCTGTGTTGCCGACCTGATAGATAAATTTTGCTAAAACATTTCCCAGAagaatatttcagtttttttctttgtcttAGCTAATGTTGAAGTTGACTTATTGACTTTATAACCAATACATTgtttaattgtatatatttcttcattttttaattctagTTCTACAC includes:
- the LOC130892197 gene encoding uncharacterized protein LOC130892197, whose product is MKFLIITFAIAGAFAAIPSLDLRTGDENVELGSVITDLINKTINSLIENLDEPLVLDDINVDENSEGLSGTIDVTNIKISGLKSLVATYIDVNLISKIMNITIHIPDINLQFAANVDVVLAELIPLYGAGKNSIDLSEIELTITGLIDIHDLKHIKVQDVGVLIHLDSATFNFNGLLNNVEFTALINTMLTDNVAAFINDNDALLSKVLGQIIEDIVNQNTTMENFESFP